A DNA window from Peromyscus leucopus breed LL Stock chromosome 3, UCI_PerLeu_2.1, whole genome shotgun sequence contains the following coding sequences:
- the LOC119087563 gene encoding uncharacterized protein LOC119087563, producing MDCRKTMLAGLLFMTGLLTLWGDITAFQQDEIVWAYLPENILNASDFCLRGGSYVEEVSAACLMGVGAHLEDLRSYTLFQNMNKPMTFSDIYNWGSVVTKREMGMFTLKLAGISSPKGCVVFSGCRRDCVDLTESTLMRCDSFSPVVYGVGHLKLPTGWFLLCGKTAYSFVPANSTGGPCSIGRVTVHTSQKATLMHGVKTKRDTSTPLTCEDKVHLWRAAEYASVTIFVTPMMVGFLTAELEYLACTTTRAFDTTSHAPGTVRRELRQVWGPLEESRLWQIICY from the coding sequence ATGGACTGTAGGAAGACAATGCTAGCTGGGCTGTTATTTATGACTGGCCTTTTGACTCTCTGGGGAGACATCACAGCTTTTCAGCAGGATGAGATTGTGTGGGCTTACTtaccagaaaatattttaaatgcctctGACTTCTGCCTTAGAGGAGGCTCCTATGTTGAGGAGGTTTCTGCAGCATGTCTCATGGGAGTTGGTGCGCACCTTGAGGATCTACGAAGTTACACTTTATTCCAGAACATGAATAAGCCAATGACCTTTTCTGACATCTATAATTGGGGATCTGTTGTGACCAAGAGAGAAATGGGGATGTTCACCTTAAAACTGGCAGGTATCTCATCTCCCAAGGGGTGTGTTGTTTTCTCGGGGTGTAGGAGAGACTGTGTAGATCTGACAGAAAGTACCCTCATGAGATGTGACTCGTTCTCCCCTGTAGTATATGGTGTGGGCCACCTAAAGCTCCCGACAGGGTGGTTCCTGCTGTGCGGGAAGACAGCTTATTCTTTTGTGCCTGCAAACAGCACTGGAGGACCCTGCAGCATAGGAAGGGTTACCGTGCACACGTCTCAGAAAGCCACCCTGATGCATGGCGTGAAAACGAAGAGGGACACTTCCACCCCGCTCACGTGTGAGGACAAAGTGCATCTGTGGAGAGCCGCCGAGTATGCCTCTGTAACCATCTTTGTAACGCCCATGATGGTAGGATTCTTGACTGCAGAATTGGAATACCTGGCTTGCACAACGACCAGAGCCTTCGACACTACGTCCCACGCTCCTGGGACTGTCAGGCGGGAATTAAGGCAAGTCTGGGGGCCACTGGAGGAAAGCAGGCTGTGGCAGATTATTTGTTACTGA